A portion of the Choristoneura fumiferana chromosome 6, NRCan_CFum_1, whole genome shotgun sequence genome contains these proteins:
- the LOC141428584 gene encoding uncharacterized protein gives MYLRITNKEIRFFVAVNIVEAVKPKSVNLALETVLQFDKKDQSADVEVLNRVQNFLDNIKNVMTSSKSIRRRSNTKDLKFTDFLLEAAEVLNSYDDNDLEDFFAVLDDQSRKYHYKGCKFYELVENNDIRRYMSNKLEQAKDTSAKTMRRYLKDVVQVIATENYRRHAGLVNLVNSLYDGAGDKFDNVVKNLRSYKMRPKESTMSLDDIVSNGVRNLVFDHYSNLNDNARQHLKTEIGNYWLSSQYNGDNHNKDHHDNDNDFQEVLDYKSKLRVIDIPSIFKNRNINDKIKIKGGIGSLLYKKDKRLKSRKPTPKMDIDFIDFKKTTRDKTVATSEEDNTKSDKNEYGFTQGLINEDSNSYELKKPTNRKKSDEAITPTKSSDDERGFRRSWDSYRWTEIQGMHYRAEFTPKTPKRKGKDIAADNSDDFNRQKSTKKLKDRQKSHHKSSNKTKNKKKTTVSDAAEETTLKASKVKESKDSAFASSDEGITIETFENSKGTENKYSNLRKANKPTTVSNNNVHKRIHNLEKEMEDVKERMKLVLSDKASNNEADVQTNSKGRTTEKEIDGIGEIVQTDAKVKNDKTFEIRVYSGGLNNSDTKTTKTITKRDKTTTLEYQTDGETKPSRTTMQKTNDEIKSNRNPMFRSDLALDNRKNLESNEKHTFIISTIKHHETTKALKEHKTAKTDILNVTTLNSRTDSIFKNSVETVTALGYDEQKNGKDNVISTMADEESKITTSAKKETEKDNAQTITTVVDLTKHLKDSDTVVVNVKENGENNMKMTENTNEIDDLDFPKIPFFQNDKMDDPLNDVNVDLDI, from the exons atgtacctaaggATCACGAATAAAGAAATACGTTTTTTTGTTGCAGTCAACATAGTAGAAGCGGTGAAACCAAAAAGTGTGAATCTCGCTCTAGAAACAGTCCTGCAATTCGATAAGAAAGATCAATCAGCTGACGTAGAAGTCCTCAACAGAGTCCAAAATTTCCTTGACAACATCAAAAATGTAATGACCTCTAGTAAAAGTATAAGACGAAGAAGCAATACCAAAGACCTTAAATTCACAGACTTTCTTTTAGAAGCTGCTGAGGTATTGAATAGTTACGATGACAATGACTTGGAAGACTTCTTTGCAGTTCTGGATGATCAATCAAGAAAATATCATTACAAAGGGTGTAAATTTTACGAGTTGGTTGAAAATAACGATATTAGAAGATACATGTCTAATAAATTGGAACAGGCTAAAGACACGTCAGCTAAGACAATGAGAAGATATCTCAAAGATGTAGTCCAAGTTATTGCGACTGAAAATTATAGAAGGCATGCAGGTCTTGTCAATTTAGTGAATTCCTTATACGATGGTGCAGGCGATAAGTTCGATAATGTTGTGAAAAACCTAAGGTCATATAAAATGCGTCCGAAAGAATCTACAATGAGCTTAGACGATATTGTGTCAAATGGAGTAAGAAACCTTGTTTTCGATCATTATAGTAATCTTAATGACAATGCAAGGCAACATTTGAAAACAGAGATTGGTAATTATTGGCTATCCAGTCAATACAATGGTGATAATCATAACAAAGATCATCATGACAATGACAATGATTTTCAAGAAGTACTAgattataaatcaaaattacGCGTTATTGATATACCTAgcatatttaaaaataggaacatAAACgataaaataaagattaaaggAGGCATAGGCTCGTTATTATACAAAAAAGATAAAAGATTGAAATCTAGGAAACCTACTCCAAAAATGGACATAGATTTCATTGATTTCAAGAAGACTACACGAGATAAAACAGTGGCAACTAGTGAAGAAGATAATACaaaaagtgataaaaatgaATATGGCTTCACACAAGGATTAATAAATGAAGACTCCAATTCCTATGAACTTAAAAAGCCAACCAATCGTAAGAAATCAGATGAAGCTATTACACCGACTAAATCATCAGATGATGAAA GAGGATTTAGACGAAGCTGGGATTCTTATAGGTGGACAGAAATACAAGGTATGCATTATAGAGCAGAATTTACGCCAAAGACTCCAAAAAGGAAAGGGAAAGATATAGCTGCAGACAACAGTGATGATTTTAATCGTCAGAAGTCTACCAAGAAGTTAAAGGACAG ACAAAAATCTCATCATAAGTCttcaaacaaaactaaaaataagaaaaaaacaacagTTAGTGATGCAGCTGAGGAAACAACTTTAAAAGCTAGTAAAGTTAAAGAAAGCAAAGACTCAGCTTTTGCTTCATCCGATGAAGGTATAACCATAGAAACATTTGAAAATAGCAAAGgaactgaaaataaatattcaaatttaaggAAAGCCAACAAACCAACTACTGTTAGTAACAATAATGTTCATAAACGAATTCATAATTtagagaaagagatggaagaTGTAAAGGAACGaatgaaattagttttatcTGATAAAGCTAGTAATAATGAAGCAGATGTGCAAACTAATTCCAAAGGCAGAACAACTGAGAAAGAAATTGATGGTATTGGAGAAATTGTACAAACCGATGCTAAAGTTAAAAATGATAAAACTTTTGAAATTCGCGTGTATTCTGGAGGCCTTAACAACTCAGACACAAAgacaactaaaacaataactaaaCGTGATAAAACTACTACTCTTGAATATCAAACAGATGGAGAAACCAAACCCAGTAGAACAACAATGCAGAAAACAAATGATGAAATAAAGAGTAATAGAAATCCGATGTTCAGAAGTGATCTTGCCCTTGATAATAGAAAAAATTTGGAATCAAATGAAAAACACACTTTCATTATTAGCACTATAAAGCACCATGAAACAACTAAAGCTCTCAAAGAGCATAAAACAGCTAAAACTGATATTTTAAATGTTACAACCTTGAATTCCAGAACAGactcaatatttaaaaatagtgtAGAGACTGTCACTGCATTGGGATATGATGAACAGAAAAATGGTAAAGATAATGTTATTTCAACCATGGCCGACGAAGAAAGTAAAATAACAACAAGTGCGAAAAAAGAAACCGAAAAGGATAATGCACAAACAATAACCACGGTTGTCGATTTAACAAAGCATCTTAAAGACTCGGATACAGTTGTAGTAAATGTGAAAGAAAATGGCGAAAACAATATGAAAATGACTgaaaatacaaatgaaattGATGATTTAGATTTCCCGAAAATTCCATTCTTTCAAAATGATAAAATGGATGACCCGTTGAACGATGTAAACGTTGacttagatatttaa